One part of the Arabidopsis thaliana chromosome 1 sequence genome encodes these proteins:
- a CDS encoding uncharacterized protein (CONTAINS InterPro DOMAIN/s: Domain of unknown function DUF2431 (InterPro:IPR019446); BEST Arabidopsis thaliana protein match is: Domain of unknown function (DUF2431) (TAIR:AT1G55790.1); Has 225 Blast hits to 224 proteins in 67 species: Archae - 0; Bacteria - 2; Metazoa - 45; Fungi - 38; Plants - 124; Viruses - 0; Other Eukaryotes - 16 (source: NCBI BLink).) has product MCRPAAATLRNLFKDFLHGASHMLRADGEVHVSHKNKAPFCYWNLEELASRCFLVLIQLEAFEKRNYPGYENKRGDGSRCDQPFLLGECSTFKFRFSRVAKELYAEKVKEVESKCPRELSTRAMNKKHARFEDSSIHLELPRCTKRFKRVSLEMHNGELQRMVIRTRFPHHYTKESSETRRLLCQDYAVQASQEPFPERSLRFRGVSHGIHNGRVRKMLIRNSTGESRKLRMRRQRNLKIR; this is encoded by the exons ATGTGTAGACCAGCTGCTGCAACTTTGAGGAAtttgtttaaagattttttacaTGGTGCAAGCCATATGCTAAGAGCTGATGGAGAAGTTCATGTCTctcacaaaaacaaagcaCCTTTTTGTTATTGGAATCTAGAGGAGCTTGCTAGCAGATGCTTTCTTGTGTTGATTCAGCTTGAGGCGTTCGAGAAGAGAAACTACCCTGGTTATGAGAATAAGAGAGGAGATGGGTCTAGATGTGACCAACCTTTCCTTTTGGGAGAGTGCAGTACTTTCAAGTTCAGATTCTCTCGTGTCGCCAAGGAACTTTATGCAGAGAAGGTGAAGGAAGTAGAATCAAAGTGTCCCCGAGAGTTATCAACTCGGGCGATGAATAAGAAACATGCCCGTTTTGAAGACAGCTCGATACATCTTGAACTGCCAAGATGCACTAAACGGTTCAAAAGAGTTTCTCTTGAAATGCATAATGGAGAATTACAACGAATGGTGATACGGACGAGGTTTCCTCATCACTACACTAAAGAATCATCAGAAACACGCCGCCTACTTTGTCAAGACTATGCAGTACAAGCTAGCCAAGAACCGTTCCCTGAACGCTCTCTCCGATTCAGAGGAGTTTCTCATGGAATTCATAACGGGAGAGTACGAAAAATGTTAATACGGAACAGCACTGGAGAATCAAGAAAACTAAGAATGAGGAGGCAGAGGAACCTTAAAATCAG GTGA
- a CDS encoding BTB/POZ domain-containing protein (BTB/POZ domain-containing protein; CONTAINS InterPro DOMAIN/s: BTB/POZ (InterPro:IPR013069), BTB/POZ fold (InterPro:IPR011333), Kelch related (InterPro:IPR013089), BTB/POZ-like (InterPro:IPR000210); BEST Arabidopsis thaliana protein match is: BTB/POZ domain-containing protein (TAIR:AT1G21780.2); Has 5280 Blast hits to 5249 proteins in 149 species: Archae - 0; Bacteria - 0; Metazoa - 3933; Fungi - 29; Plants - 1085; Viruses - 19; Other Eukaryotes - 214 (source: NCBI BLink).), with protein sequence MTDSAYRVDTISRLAQWRIHNLSSSTYRKSDPFKMGLWNWHLSVEKSKMLLNVKLYPEVSNLTRENPPVASFALRVVSSTGERKALSHPEVIDKRIKTNEDFIWTIEVPLTGKIIIDVEFLDLKVLSQDSGELYSIWANGSTENQSQVTAVTSLGRMLTESIYTDITINASDGSIGAHRAVLAARSPVFRSMFLHDLKEKELSEINVLDMPLDACQAFLSYIYGNIQNEDFLIHRLALLQAAEKYDIADLKEACHLSLLDDIDTKNVLERLQNAYLYQLPELKASCMRYLVKFGKIFEIRDEFNIFMQCADRDLISEIFHEVLSTWKGF encoded by the exons ATGACTGATTCTGCTTACAGAGTAGACACCATTTCTAGACTCGCCCAATGGCGAATCCACAATCTTTCTTCCTCCACTTACCGCAAGTCCGATCCTTTCAAGATGGGTCTTTGGAATTG GCACTTGTCTGTGGAGAAAAGCAAGATGCTATTAAATGTTAAGTTGTATCCAGAGGTATCAAACCTTACCAGAGAAAATCCACCGGTTGCTTCCTTTGCTCTTCGTGTTGTCTCTTCTACTGGTGAGAGAAAGGCTCTATCTCATCCAG AAGTAATAGATAAGCGGATTAAGACAAACGAAGATTTTATTTGGACTATTGAAGTTCCCTTAACTGGGAAAATCATCATCGACGTCGAGTTTCTTGACTTGAAGGTTTTGTCTCAAGAT AGTGGAGAACTTTACTCTATCTGGGCCAACGGTTCAACTGAGAATCAATCGCAAGTAACTGCGGTAACATCCCTTGGACGTATGTTGACAGAAAGCATTTACACCGACATAACGATCAATGCCTCTGATGGAAGCATTGGAGCTCACCGAGCAGTTCTCGCTGCCCGTTCACCTGTTTTCCGCAGCATGTTTTTACACGAcctgaaagagaaagaactaTCAGAAATAAACGTACTCGACATGCCACTTGATGCTTGCCAAGCTTTTCTCAGTTATATCTACGGCAATATCCAAAACGAAGACTTTCTTATACACAGATTGGCACTCCTCCAAGCAGCTGAGAAATATGATATTGCTGATTTAAAAGAGGCGTGCCACTTGAGTCTTCTAGACGATATCGACACAAAGAATGTGCTTGAGAGGCTACAGAATGCTTATCTCTATCAATTACCTGAACTGAAGGCTAGCTGCATGAGATATCTTGTGAAGTTTGGCAAAATATTTGAGATCCGAGACGAGTTCAACATATTCATGCAATGCGCAGACAGAGATTTGATTTCTGAAATCTTCCACGAAGTCCTCAGTACCTGGAAAGGATTTTAG
- a CDS encoding BolA-like family protein (BolA-like family protein; FUNCTIONS IN: transcription regulator activity; INVOLVED IN: biological_process unknown; LOCATED IN: chloroplast; EXPRESSED IN: 23 plant structures; EXPRESSED DURING: 13 growth stages; CONTAINS InterPro DOMAIN/s: BolA-like protein (InterPro:IPR002634); BEST Arabidopsis thaliana protein match is: chloroplast sulfur E (TAIR:AT4G26500.1); Has 3687 Blast hits to 3687 proteins in 1115 species: Archae - 26; Bacteria - 2113; Metazoa - 172; Fungi - 142; Plants - 137; Viruses - 0; Other Eukaryotes - 1097 (source: NCBI BLink).) — translation MFSSSIRLIVSGFHRTQPLKSPVNSPSVFISVPKFFNSESKSTGTGSRSVAMSSVEKTGSDSGAIENRASRMREKLQKELEPVELVIEDVSYQHAGHAGMKGRTDDETHFNVKIVSKGFEGMNLVKRHRLVYHLLREELDTGLHALSIVSKTPSESPSKD, via the coding sequence ATGTTTTCATCTTCGATTAGGTTAATCGTATCTGGGTTCCACCGGACTCAACCCCTAAAATCGCCGGTAAATTCTCCGAGCGTCTTCATCTCCGTACCTAAATTCTTCAACTCTGAGTCAAAATCGACGGGAACTGGTTCAAGATCCGTAGCAATGAGCAGCGTTGAGAAAACCGGGTCGGATTCTGGAGCAATAGAGAATCGAGCGAGCAGGATGAGAGAGAAGCTTCAAAAAGAGCTCGAACCAGTGGAGTTAGTGATCGAAGATGTTTCGTATCAGCACGCTGGTCACGCCGGAATGAAAGGTAGAACCGACGATGAGACGCATTTCAATGTGAAGATCGTTTCTAAAGGATTCGAGGGAATGAATTTGGTGAAGAGACACAGGTTGGTCTATCATTTGCTCCGGGAAGAGTTGGATACTGGATTGCACGCTCTTTCTATCGTCTCCAAGACGCCGTCTGAGTCTCCTTCTAAAGACTAG
- a CDS encoding Plant invertase/pectin methylesterase inhibitor superfamily protein (Plant invertase/pectin methylesterase inhibitor superfamily protein; FUNCTIONS IN: enzyme inhibitor activity, pectinesterase inhibitor activity, pectinesterase activity; INVOLVED IN: biological_process unknown; LOCATED IN: endomembrane system; CONTAINS InterPro DOMAIN/s: Pectinesterase inhibitor (InterPro:IPR006501); BEST Arabidopsis thaliana protein match is: Plant invertase/pectin methylesterase inhibitor superfamily protein (TAIR:AT4G02250.1); Has 338 Blast hits to 336 proteins in 31 species: Archae - 0; Bacteria - 0; Metazoa - 0; Fungi - 0; Plants - 338; Viruses - 0; Other Eukaryotes - 0 (source: NCBI BLink).): MKQSAGVLFLCIVLISFVTGNANSGMISDLCKHSDDPNLCLSSITSRPESGEFAGTSNQIEIIAISAASANASATSSYIKQKLSNEDLEPAIEDTLEDCQKDYQDAVEQLDDSISAMLADAHTDVDVWLSAAISAIESCGSALGSRAGNDAELSQRNEVFLKLCKNALMINKMLT; the protein is encoded by the coding sequence atGAAGCAATCAGCCGGAGTTCTCTTCCTCTGCATCGTTCTCATCTCCTTCGTCACCGGAAATGCTAATTCCGGTATGATATCCGATCTCTGCAAACACTCCGACGATCCAAACCTCTGTCTCTCCAGCATAACTTCACGTCCCGAGTCCGGCGAATTCGCAGGCACCAGCAACCAGATCGAGATCATAGCTATCTCCGCCGCATCAGCCAACGCCTCCGCCACTTCCTCCTACATCAAACAAAAGCTCAGCAACGAAGATTTGGAGCCGGCTATTGAGGACACGCTTGAGGACTGTCAGAAAGATTACCAAGATGCCGTGGAGCAGCTAGATGACTCGATCTCCGCCATGCTCGCAGACGCACACACCGACGTCGATGTCTGGCTGAGCGCGGCGATCAGCGCCATCGAGTCATGTGGAAGCGCATTGGGTTCACGCGCTGGGAATGATGCTGAGCTTTCCCAGAGGAACGAAGTCTTTCTCAAGCTGTGCAAAAACGCTTTGATGATTAACAAAATGTTAACTTGA
- a CDS encoding heavy metal-associated domain protein has translation MTTRQRIVLKMDMSDEKSMKKAMKIASAKPGVRSVSIQGQNDQLVLLGEGIDLAELTRELKKKVCMTTIITVQAAPPQQPPQPHPMGQYNQMPPARRCTCEIPNSGFCGFCRSMSQPNYQVVPSPYYPPMLYCRDETDGCRIL, from the exons ATGACGACGAGG cAACGCATAGTTTTGAAAATGGATATGAGTGATGAGAAATCTATGAAGAAAGCTATGAAGATCGCATCTGCAAAACCTG GTGTGAGATCGGTCTCGATTCAGGGACAGAACGATCAGTTGGTTTTATTGGGAGAAGGGATTGACTTAGCCGAGCTAACACGTGAGCTTAAGAAGAAAGTTTGCATGACGACTATCATCACCGTTCAGGCTGCGCCACCGCAGCAGCCACCGCAACCTCATCCTATGGGCCAGTACAACCAGATGCCTCCGGCGAGAAGATGTACCTGTGAGATACCGAATTCAGGTTTCTGCGGATTTTGTAGATCTATGAGTCAACCCAATTATCAGGTGGTACCATCGCCGTATTATCCCCCGATGCTCTATTGTCGAGATGAGACCGATGGCTGTAGAATTTTGTGA
- a CDS encoding ferredoxin-fold anticodon-binding domain protein, with the protein MRELSELNRDRDGDEEVWVKHYSSKHQILLVGEGDFSFSCSLATCFGSASNIYASSLDSYDDVVRKYKNARSNLETLKRLGAFLLHGVDATTLHFHPDLRYRRFDRVIFNFPHTGFHRKESDPCQIQ; encoded by the exons ATGAGGGAGCTCTCGGAGCTTAACAGAGACAGAGACGGTGATGAAGAAGTGTGGGTCAAACACTATTCATCCAAGCACCAGATACTTCTCGTAGGCGAAGGAGATTTCTCCTTCTCTTGCAGCTTAGCCACTTGCTTCGGCTCTGCTTCCAATATCTATGCTTCCTCTCTCGATTCATACG ATGATGTGGTTAGAAAATACAAGAATGCAAGATCAAATCTTGAAACATTGAAGAGACTTGGAGCTTTCCTTTTACATGGAGTTGATGCTACCACACTGCATTTTCATCCTGATCTTCGTTATAGAAGATTCGATCGTGTCATCTTCAACTTCCCGCACACCGGTTTCCACAGGAAAGAGTCTGATCCCTGTCAAATACAGTAA
- a CDS encoding ferredoxin-fold anticodon-binding domain protein (FUNCTIONS IN: metal ion binding; INVOLVED IN: metal ion transport; CONTAINS InterPro DOMAIN/s: Heavy metal transport/detoxification protein (InterPro:IPR006121), Domain of unknown function DUF2431 (InterPro:IPR019446); BEST Arabidopsis thaliana protein match is: Domain of unknown function (DUF2431) (TAIR:AT1G55800.1); Has 348 Blast hits to 344 proteins in 131 species: Archae - 0; Bacteria - 16; Metazoa - 59; Fungi - 100; Plants - 130; Viruses - 0; Other Eukaryotes - 43 (source: NCBI BLink).): MAMRELSQLNRDSDGDEEVWVKHYSSNHQILLVGEGDFSFSHSLATLFGSASNICASSLDSYDVVVRKYKKARSNLKTLKRLGALLLHGVDATTLHFHPDLRYRRFDRVIFNFPHAGFHGRESDSSLIRKHRELVFGFFNGASRLLRANGEVHVSHKNKAPFSEWNLEELASRCFLVLIQRVAFEKNNYPGYENKRGDGRRCDQPFLLGECSTFKFRFSRVAKELYAEKVRSREVKERESMYPEAILNKQPVSFDHRYRLQTEFEAIAGTITLGKSKILWLSQEKGHLHWIFVTTKNVDVYSSKIPVFLICTLESRQRDIACFVKTFQFKLVKNHYPNTLTAGVEFLVKFITGKYEECQQVTYLRKNFSGYGDGNKVSEAWSDSSISKNGVIYVIFCFLAWQLVNY, encoded by the exons ATGGCGATGAGAGAGCTCTCGCAGCTTAACAGAGACAGCGACGGTGATGAAGAAGTATGGGTCAAACACTATTCATCCAACCATCAGATACTTCTCGTCGGCGAAGGAGATTTCTCATTCTCTCACAGCTTAGCCACTCTCTTCGGCTCTGCTTCCAATATCTGCGCTTCCTCTCTCGATTCATACG ATGTTGTGGTTAGAAAGTACAAGAAGGCAAGATCAAACCTTAAAACTTTGAAGAGACTTGGAGCTTTACTTTTACATGGAGTTGATGCTACCACACTGCATTTTCACCCTGACCTTCGTTATAGAAGATTTGATCGCGTCATCTTCAACTTCCCTCACGCCGGTTTCCACGGCAGAGAGTCTGATTCCTCTCTTATACG gAAGCATAGAGAACTGGTGTTTGGATTTTTCAATGGTGCAAGCCGTTTGCTAAGAGCTAATGGGGAAGTTCATGTCTCTCACAAGAACAAAGCACCTTTTTCTGAGTGGAATCTCGAGGAGCTCGCTAGCAGATGCTTTCTTGTGTTGATTCAACGTGTGGCCTTCGAGAAGAACAATTACCCTGGTTATGAGAATAAGAGAGGAGATGGGCGTAGATGTGACCAACCTTTCCTTTTGGGAGAGTGCAGTACTTTCAAGTTCAGATTCTCTCGTGTCGCTAAGGAACTTTATGCAGAGAAAGTGAGATCGAGAGAAGTGAAGGAACGAGAATCAATGTATCCGGAAGCTATTTTAAACAAGCAGCCAGTGTCATTTGACCATAGGTATCGCCTCCAAACAGAATTTGAAG CTATCGCGGGGACTATAACCTTAGGCAAGTCCAAGATCCTCTGGTTAAGTCAAGAGAAAGGACATCTCCATTGGATCTTTGTTACTACCAAGAACGTAGATGTTTACAGCTCGAAGATTCCCG TTTTCCTCATCTGTACGCTGGAGAGTCGCCAGAGAGACATCGCCTGCTTTGTCAAGACTTTCCAGTTCAAGCTAGTCAAGAACCACTATCCGAATACTCTAACCGCTGGAGTGGAGTTTCTCGTGAAATTTATAACTGGGAAGTACGAAGAATGTCAACAA GTAACTTATCTTCGAAAGAACTTCTCAGGATACGGTGATGGAAACAAGGTGAGTGAAGCTTGGAGTGACTCAAGCATCTCTAAGAATGGCGTGATTTATGTTATATTCTGTTTCTTAGCATGGCAGTTAGTTAACTACTGA